The following are encoded together in the Pseudodesulfovibrio indicus genome:
- a CDS encoding glycosyltransferase yields the protein MLIAFVNSTRKWGGVKTWTVDYVRELIARGHTASAYARQEVFVEALRGVGAEARRAGFGFDFNPVSIGRFMAAFRRTRPDVVVCNVGKDMNIGGVAARLLGIPVIQRVGMPRDMVAEPKLVLLLKFIRPWMLCPSRSVANGVLKELPFIPRERVKIIRNAKRPAVDIRPVQPGPLKLISTSQVNHDKGHAFVLDALETFPAGSFRYDVVGTGGVLDALRERYRAMEARGDLFWHGFSTEVAEHLAGADVFLLPSMSEGMPNSLLEAMAAGLIPVSRDIGGVREIWPDSLDDFLVETEGGAEAFRVRLERLLAMEPARLDGLKRASLDACRSGFNLVDRVDEFERWVRRDILGG from the coding sequence ATGCTCATCGCTTTCGTCAACTCCACGCGCAAATGGGGCGGGGTCAAGACCTGGACCGTGGACTATGTCCGCGAGCTGATCGCTCGCGGCCACACGGCCAGCGCCTACGCGCGGCAGGAGGTCTTTGTGGAGGCGTTGCGCGGCGTGGGCGCGGAGGCCCGACGCGCCGGGTTCGGGTTCGACTTCAACCCGGTGAGCATCGGCCGGTTCATGGCCGCCTTCCGGCGCACCCGCCCGGACGTGGTGGTCTGCAACGTGGGCAAGGACATGAACATCGGCGGCGTGGCCGCCCGACTGCTCGGCATCCCGGTGATCCAGCGCGTGGGCATGCCCCGCGACATGGTGGCCGAACCGAAGCTCGTCCTGCTCCTGAAATTCATCCGTCCCTGGATGCTCTGCCCCAGCCGGAGCGTGGCCAACGGCGTCCTCAAGGAGCTGCCGTTCATCCCGCGGGAGCGGGTCAAGATCATCCGCAACGCCAAGCGCCCGGCCGTCGACATCCGGCCCGTCCAGCCCGGCCCGCTCAAGCTCATCTCCACCAGCCAGGTCAACCACGACAAGGGCCACGCCTTTGTGCTGGACGCCCTGGAGACTTTCCCGGCCGGGTCGTTCCGCTACGATGTGGTGGGTACGGGCGGGGTCCTGGATGCGCTCCGGGAGCGCTACCGGGCCATGGAGGCGCGCGGCGACCTGTTCTGGCACGGCTTTTCGACCGAGGTGGCCGAACACCTGGCCGGTGCGGACGTGTTCCTGCTGCCCTCCATGAGCGAAGGCATGCCCAACTCCCTGCTGGAGGCCATGGCCGCCGGACTGATTCCCGTGTCGCGGGATATCGGCGGGGTGCGTGAAATCTGGCCCGATTCCCTGGACGACTTCCTGGTGGAGACCGAGGGCGGAGCCGAAGCGTTTCGCGTGCGCCTGGAGCGGCTGCTGGCCATGGAGCCGGCACGGCTCGACGGTCTGAAACGGGCCAGCCTGGACGCTTGCCGGTCCGGGTTCAACCTCGTGGACCGGGTGGACGAGTTCGAGCGCTGGGTGCGCCGGGATATTCTCGGCGGGTAG
- a CDS encoding murein transglycosylase domain-containing protein, with the protein MTRTLALLPLFLSLILAASCSRYDAVRIARAAATGNPAAAAEALARDKAIGYATNPAAIGSDLKNFQKLVETFVKAVTGVWGEKDARVPEPKQYVKYTQNYLSRASVDFDAGVVTVETVDQETPEKSLRNAIVTTLLTPGDPRAVDLYSAKTVKLGDTPFLLGEVKDTDGHDIRWEWRAGRYADHLIGTALKTRKVKGKTARSVTFPMVRDHLNIRAAKYRELVEGAAERFDISRNLIYAIMVVESDFNPFAVSSAMAVGLMQVVPATAGSDVYRFLNNKAGEPTREFLFEPPHNVTYGTAYLHLLDTRFLGEVKDPVSREYCVIAGYNGGAGSVLRTFDKDRTRAARKINGLPPGEVYETLRANLPHAETRRYLGKVLEAKKQFVNF; encoded by the coding sequence ATGACACGAACCCTCGCACTGCTCCCGCTCTTCCTGTCCCTCATCCTGGCGGCCTCCTGCTCCCGGTACGACGCCGTGCGCATAGCCCGTGCAGCGGCCACCGGCAATCCGGCGGCAGCGGCGGAGGCCCTGGCCCGGGACAAGGCCATCGGCTACGCCACCAACCCAGCCGCCATCGGCAGCGACCTGAAGAACTTCCAGAAGCTGGTCGAGACCTTCGTCAAGGCGGTGACCGGCGTCTGGGGCGAGAAGGACGCGCGGGTGCCGGAGCCGAAGCAGTACGTCAAATACACCCAGAACTACCTGTCCAGGGCGAGCGTGGACTTCGACGCCGGAGTCGTCACCGTGGAGACCGTGGACCAGGAAACCCCGGAAAAGAGCCTGCGCAACGCCATCGTCACCACCCTGCTCACCCCCGGCGACCCGCGCGCCGTGGACCTCTATTCGGCCAAGACCGTCAAACTCGGCGACACGCCCTTCCTGCTCGGCGAGGTCAAGGACACGGACGGCCACGACATCCGCTGGGAGTGGCGGGCCGGGCGGTACGCCGATCACCTCATCGGTACGGCGCTCAAGACCCGCAAGGTCAAGGGCAAGACCGCCCGCTCCGTGACCTTCCCCATGGTCAGGGATCACCTGAACATCCGCGCGGCCAAATACCGCGAGCTGGTGGAAGGGGCGGCCGAACGGTTCGACATCAGCCGCAATCTGATCTACGCCATCATGGTGGTGGAGTCGGACTTCAACCCGTTCGCGGTCAGCTCGGCAATGGCCGTGGGGCTGATGCAGGTGGTCCCGGCCACGGCGGGCAGCGACGTGTATCGGTTCCTGAACAACAAGGCGGGCGAGCCCACGCGCGAATTCCTGTTCGAGCCGCCCCACAACGTGACCTACGGGACCGCCTACCTGCACCTGCTGGACACCCGGTTCCTGGGCGAGGTGAAGGACCCGGTGTCCCGCGAATACTGCGTCATCGCCGGATACAACGGCGGGGCCGGGTCCGTGCTGCGGACCTTCGACAAGGACAGGACAAGGGCGGCCCGGAAGATCAACGGGCTGCCGCCCGGCGAGGTCTACGAGACCCTGCGCGCCAACCTTCCCCACGCCGAGACCCGGCGCTATCTTGGCAAGGTTCTTGAAGCCAAGAAGCAATTCGTCAACTTCTAG
- a CDS encoding Hpt domain-containing protein has product MADFPITERIPSDLATLLERFFDVARQDIESMRAALDNADFDELVRLGHTVKGTGSGYGFKAMGPIGHAIEQAALARDPEGVLQGVDTLRHYLDTVQVEFED; this is encoded by the coding sequence ATGGCCGACTTTCCGATTACCGAGCGGATCCCGTCAGATCTGGCAACGCTCCTGGAGCGTTTTTTCGACGTCGCCCGCCAGGATATCGAATCGATGCGCGCCGCCCTGGACAATGCTGATTTCGACGAGTTGGTCCGTCTCGGCCACACGGTCAAGGGGACGGGCAGCGGCTACGGGTTCAAGGCCATGGGGCCCATAGGCCACGCCATCGAGCAAGCCGCCCTGGCCCGAGACCCCGAAGGGGTCCTGCAAGGCGTGGACACCCTGCGCCATTACCTGGATACGGTCCAGGTCGAATTCGAAGACTGA
- a CDS encoding 2-amino-3,7-dideoxy-D-threo-hept-6-ulosonate synthase, with product MHLGKAIRLERIMNRNNGRTIVVPMDHGVTVGPIYGIVDMREAVNQVAEGGANAMLMHKGIPRCSHRAGGKDIGLIIHLSASTSLSPFPNAKTLVGTVTDALKLGADAVSVHVNLGDETEPQMLADLGALCSEASEWGMPVLAMMYARGPKIQNEYDESVVAHCARVGVELGADIVKVNYTGDPESFSRVVDGCCVPVVIAGGPKLESERDLVQMVYDSIQAGGSGLSVGRNIFQHPTPAKIVAALNKVVHEDWSVDAAMELL from the coding sequence ATGCATCTCGGAAAAGCCATTCGTCTGGAACGGATCATGAACCGCAACAACGGCCGGACCATCGTGGTCCCCATGGACCACGGCGTGACCGTCGGCCCCATCTACGGCATCGTGGACATGCGCGAGGCCGTCAACCAGGTGGCCGAAGGCGGCGCCAACGCCATGCTCATGCACAAGGGCATCCCCCGCTGCTCCCACCGCGCGGGCGGCAAGGACATCGGCCTGATCATCCACCTGTCCGCCTCCACCTCGCTCTCCCCCTTCCCCAACGCCAAGACCCTGGTCGGCACCGTGACCGACGCCCTCAAGCTCGGCGCGGACGCCGTGTCCGTGCACGTCAACCTGGGCGACGAGACCGAGCCGCAGATGCTCGCGGACCTCGGCGCGCTCTGCTCCGAGGCCTCCGAATGGGGCATGCCGGTGCTGGCCATGATGTACGCGCGCGGCCCCAAGATCCAGAACGAGTATGACGAGAGCGTGGTCGCTCACTGCGCCCGCGTGGGCGTGGAGCTCGGCGCGGACATCGTCAAGGTCAACTACACCGGCGACCCCGAGTCCTTCTCGCGCGTGGTGGACGGCTGCTGCGTGCCGGTGGTCATCGCGGGCGGCCCCAAGCTCGAAAGCGAGCGCGACCTGGTGCAGATGGTTTACGACTCCATCCAGGCGGGCGGCTCCGGCCTGTCCGTGGGCCGGAACATCTTCCAGCACCCCACCCCGGCCAAGATCGTGGCCGCCCTGAACAAGGTCGTGCACGAGGACTGGAGCGTGGACGCGGCCATGGAGCTGCTCTAG
- a CDS encoding Rid family detoxifying hydrolase has protein sequence MSDIKLIHTEKAPAAVGPYSQATVSGDLLFVSGQLGIIPGEGKLAEGFKAQTRQALENLKSIVEAAGSSLDKVLAVDVFIMDMGRFADLNAIYGEYFSAHKPARAAIQVAGLPLGGLVEFKCTAVVG, from the coding sequence ATGTCCGATATCAAACTCATCCATACCGAAAAGGCCCCGGCCGCCGTGGGTCCCTATTCCCAGGCCACCGTGTCCGGCGACCTGCTCTTCGTCTCCGGCCAGCTCGGCATCATCCCCGGCGAGGGCAAGCTGGCCGAGGGATTCAAGGCCCAGACCCGGCAGGCCCTGGAAAACCTGAAATCCATCGTCGAGGCCGCCGGTTCCTCTCTGGACAAGGTCCTGGCCGTGGACGTGTTCATCATGGACATGGGCCGTTTCGCGGACCTGAACGCCATCTACGGCGAATACTTCTCCGCCCACAAGCCCGCGCGCGCCGCCATCCAGGTGGCCGGACTGCCCCTGGGCGGACTGGTCGAGTTCAAGTGCACCGCCGTGGTCGGCTAG
- a CDS encoding nucleoside recognition domain-containing protein, whose translation MAKFIIILRELVRDAASASYQLFKIMVPILILVKILQELDLIKYLAWPLEPVMGLLGLPAEMGLVWASAIINNIYTGMIVLAQLSGDAPLTAAQATIIGVLMLVAHGLPVEAAIADRSGARFLFQCCSRMVGAFVLAWLLHHIYTATGALDQPAVMLFQPAQTDAASLTDWGVGQLLNLASIACIIFVLMTLMRLLSAIGVIALMNRLLRPVLKLIGIGPKGSAITVIGLTMGLSYGGGLIINEARNGTLGREDIFYSLTFMGLCHSLIEDTLLIMLIGGHISGVLWGRLAFSLVAMAVIVQVVRRLPERFRSTVLWADHQPSA comes from the coding sequence GTGGCAAAATTCATCATCATCCTCAGGGAACTCGTGCGCGACGCCGCCAGCGCGAGCTACCAGCTGTTCAAGATCATGGTCCCCATCCTGATCCTGGTCAAAATCCTCCAGGAGCTCGACCTGATCAAATACCTGGCCTGGCCGCTCGAACCCGTCATGGGGCTGCTCGGGCTGCCCGCCGAGATGGGACTGGTCTGGGCCTCGGCGATCATCAACAACATCTACACCGGCATGATCGTCCTGGCGCAGCTCTCCGGCGACGCGCCCCTGACCGCGGCCCAGGCGACCATCATCGGCGTGCTCATGCTCGTGGCCCACGGGCTGCCCGTGGAGGCGGCCATTGCGGACCGCTCCGGGGCGCGCTTCCTGTTCCAGTGCTGCTCGCGCATGGTCGGTGCCTTTGTCCTGGCCTGGCTGCTGCACCATATCTACACGGCCACCGGGGCGCTCGACCAACCCGCGGTGATGCTCTTCCAACCCGCCCAGACCGACGCCGCGTCCCTGACCGACTGGGGCGTTGGCCAGCTCCTGAACCTGGCTTCCATCGCCTGCATCATCTTCGTGCTCATGACCCTCATGCGGCTGCTCTCGGCCATCGGGGTCATCGCGCTCATGAACCGGCTGTTGCGGCCCGTGCTCAAGCTCATCGGCATCGGCCCCAAGGGATCGGCCATCACGGTCATCGGCCTGACCATGGGGCTGTCCTACGGCGGCGGGCTGATCATCAACGAGGCGCGCAACGGAACACTGGGCCGCGAGGACATCTTCTATTCCCTGACCTTCATGGGCTTGTGCCACTCGCTCATCGAGGATACCCTGCTGATCATGCTCATCGGCGGGCATATTTCCGGCGTGCTCTGGGGCCGCCTGGCCTTCTCCCTGGTGGCCATGGCGGTCATCGTCCAGGTCGTGCGCCGGTTGCCGGAGCGGTTCCGCTCAACGGTCCTGTGGGCCGACCATCAACCTTCCGCCTGA
- the feoB gene encoding ferrous iron transport protein B, with protein MGKYTIGIAGNPNCGKTTMFNALTGARQHVANWPGVTVEKKIGHINAGEDSIELVDLPGTYSLTAYTQEELVARNFLVEDRPQAVIDIMNADALERNLYLAVQILELGVPLILGLNMMDEVRKSGKEIDSARLEELSGCAVVETVARSGQGAKELLRTTLEVAKAQKGDWKPLNISYGPDLDPVLDEMEKLIEEAQFLTDKVPARWAGIKYLERDEDVIIKGRMANTALSDKLETMAREVGAHTEKTLKMRPDALIADYRYGFIASMIKDVVTYPASSADRISRSDEMDKVLTHRVLGPLIMLGIVYLIYKVTFSVGEIPMGWLEALFGWMGDTATELIPEGHLQSLIVSGIIDGVGGVLGFVPLIMFMFLMISALEDSGYIARMAYMLDRVFKIFGLHGTSVLPFIVSGGIAGGCAVPGVMATRTLRSPKEKLATLFVAPYMTCGAKVPVFLMLAAAFFPEDSATVMLIITLSAWAMAMIVARILRSTVIKGDSTPFVMELPPYRMPTLQGVLIHTWERTWEYAKKAGTVILGISILIWAMMTFPELPADRVAQFEAQRAAATSEEQITEIDNIQAEEAIHHTIAGRIGTALEPVSQLAGFNWRVNIALTGGVAAKEVIVSTLGTAYSLGEVDVEDSQPLADKLVSDPAFSPASAVALIVFTMLYAPCFVTVVTMARESSWSWAAFSVVGSTGLAFVMAVLAFNVSKAFL; from the coding sequence ATGGGTAAATACACCATCGGCATCGCGGGCAATCCCAACTGCGGAAAGACCACCATGTTCAACGCCCTGACCGGAGCGCGACAGCATGTGGCCAACTGGCCCGGCGTGACCGTGGAGAAGAAGATCGGCCACATCAATGCGGGCGAGGACTCCATCGAGCTCGTGGACCTGCCCGGCACCTACTCCCTGACCGCCTACACCCAGGAGGAGCTGGTCGCCCGGAACTTCCTGGTGGAGGACCGGCCCCAGGCGGTCATCGACATCATGAACGCCGACGCCCTGGAGCGGAACCTCTACCTGGCCGTCCAGATCCTGGAGCTGGGAGTGCCGCTGATCCTCGGCCTGAACATGATGGACGAGGTCCGCAAGTCCGGCAAGGAGATCGACAGCGCCCGCCTTGAGGAGCTGTCCGGCTGCGCCGTGGTCGAAACCGTGGCCCGCTCCGGCCAGGGCGCCAAGGAGCTGCTCCGGACCACCCTCGAAGTGGCCAAGGCCCAGAAAGGCGACTGGAAGCCCCTGAACATCTCCTACGGCCCGGACCTCGACCCGGTCCTGGACGAGATGGAAAAGCTCATTGAGGAAGCGCAGTTCCTGACCGACAAAGTCCCCGCCCGCTGGGCCGGCATCAAATATCTCGAACGCGACGAGGACGTGATCATAAAGGGCCGGATGGCCAATACCGCCCTGTCGGACAAACTGGAGACCATGGCCCGCGAGGTGGGCGCGCACACCGAGAAGACCCTGAAGATGCGCCCCGACGCCCTCATCGCCGACTACCGCTACGGCTTCATCGCCTCCATGATCAAGGACGTGGTCACCTACCCCGCCTCGAGCGCGGACCGCATAAGCCGCTCGGACGAGATGGACAAGGTCCTGACCCACCGGGTTCTCGGCCCGCTGATCATGCTCGGCATCGTCTACCTCATCTACAAGGTGACCTTTTCCGTGGGCGAAATCCCCATGGGCTGGCTCGAAGCCCTGTTCGGCTGGATGGGCGACACCGCCACCGAACTCATCCCCGAGGGCCATCTCCAGTCCCTGATCGTCTCCGGCATCATCGACGGTGTGGGCGGCGTGCTCGGCTTCGTGCCGCTGATCATGTTCATGTTCCTGATGATCTCGGCCCTGGAAGACTCCGGCTACATCGCCCGCATGGCCTACATGCTCGACCGCGTGTTCAAGATCTTCGGCCTGCACGGCACTTCGGTGCTCCCGTTCATCGTGTCCGGCGGCATCGCGGGCGGTTGCGCCGTACCCGGCGTCATGGCCACCCGCACCCTGCGCTCGCCCAAGGAAAAGCTGGCCACCCTGTTCGTGGCCCCGTACATGACCTGCGGCGCCAAGGTCCCGGTCTTCCTGATGCTGGCAGCCGCCTTCTTCCCCGAGGATTCCGCCACGGTCATGCTGATCATCACCCTGTCCGCCTGGGCCATGGCCATGATCGTGGCCCGCATCCTGCGCTCCACGGTCATCAAGGGCGACTCCACCCCGTTCGTCATGGAGCTGCCGCCCTACCGCATGCCCACCCTCCAGGGCGTGCTGATCCACACCTGGGAGCGCACCTGGGAGTACGCCAAGAAGGCCGGTACCGTCATTCTCGGCATCTCCATCCTGATCTGGGCCATGATGACCTTCCCCGAGCTGCCCGCCGACCGCGTGGCCCAGTTCGAGGCCCAGCGCGCCGCCGCCACCAGCGAGGAGCAGATCACGGAGATCGACAACATTCAGGCCGAGGAGGCCATCCACCACACCATCGCGGGCCGCATCGGCACCGCCCTGGAGCCCGTCTCCCAACTGGCCGGCTTCAACTGGCGCGTGAACATCGCCCTGACCGGCGGCGTGGCGGCCAAGGAAGTCATCGTCTCCACCCTCGGCACGGCATACTCCCTGGGCGAAGTGGACGTCGAGGACTCCCAGCCCCTGGCGGACAAGCTGGTCTCCGACCCGGCCTTCAGCCCTGCCTCGGCCGTCGCCCTGATCGTCTTCACCATGCTCTACGCGCCCTGCTTCGTGACCGTGGTCACCATGGCCCGCGAGTCGAGCTGGAGCTGGGCGGCCTTCAGCGTGGTCGGGTCCACCGGACTGGCCTTCGTCATGGCGGTCCTGGCATTCAACGTATCCAAAGCCTTCCTCTAA
- a CDS encoding FeoA family protein, giving the protein MAQDMCLRKAKVNQKLKIRTVTAEGELGRRIRDLGLIPGTEVTVIGKAPLRDPVALRLRDFTLTLRNSEADHITVTPLED; this is encoded by the coding sequence ATGGCCCAAGACATGTGTTTACGTAAAGCGAAGGTCAACCAGAAGCTGAAGATCCGGACCGTGACCGCCGAGGGGGAACTCGGCCGCCGCATCCGCGACCTCGGCCTGATCCCCGGCACCGAAGTGACGGTCATCGGCAAGGCCCCCCTGCGGGACCCGGTGGCCCTGCGCCTGCGCGACTTCACCCTGACCTTGCGCAACAGCGAGGCTGACCACATCACCGTCACCCCCCTGGAGGACTAG
- a CDS encoding FeoB-associated Cys-rich membrane protein, with the protein MLDTIIVIAIVCVAAYFVGRRFLRPFTSKQASCGCSGCGQSGSCCGSSKDGPEKSDCCGPR; encoded by the coding sequence ATGCTCGATACCATCATCGTAATAGCCATTGTTTGCGTAGCCGCCTATTTCGTGGGCCGCCGCTTCCTGAGGCCCTTCACGAGCAAGCAGGCCTCCTGCGGCTGTTCCGGTTGCGGACAGTCCGGCTCGTGCTGCGGCTCCAGCAAGGACGGACCGGAAAAGTCCGACTGTTGCGGCCCTCGGTAA
- a CDS encoding surface carbohydrate biosynthesis protein: protein MLCAIPVEILIRELDGVLYQALHLARRGMPTLVGDRMVNTYIRSTDRPLIYFDSDQHVPTNRHVLDCGGVVLNVNSEGQGLVDDPPEMQANFAAIIEHATKICLWGEKQRDIMTRLVPADRAGDLPVTGHPSFDLVAERFLGYYRNEAITGEHGEDYILVNTSFGMFNHEMGFDYYVKMLSRMEEWKVYTDPEHLRTLKVRCAHQERTALAMIELCRMLARTYPERHIIIRPHPAENADYYRSRTADHANIFVSKQWSAREWISSAAAVIHHDCTTGLEATLMGKLVLQYEPYEDIEGSATLMTSIGHRATSPQEALGRIAEGGMPEATSRALRERLAPYLENVNRCASETIADLAAGYGEGRGTWVPEPLGMWDTAKCWRKYLSKRLRAHQPGRNGRKVRYALNKFSRLRKEEVVRRLDGLRSAEPGLPEVSVRQLCLNTFLISPE, encoded by the coding sequence ATGCTCTGCGCCATTCCGGTGGAAATACTGATCCGCGAACTGGACGGAGTGCTGTATCAGGCGCTCCATCTGGCCCGGCGCGGTATGCCCACGCTGGTGGGCGACCGGATGGTCAACACGTACATCCGGTCCACCGACCGTCCGCTCATCTACTTCGACAGCGACCAGCACGTGCCGACAAACCGCCACGTGCTGGACTGCGGCGGCGTGGTCCTGAACGTCAACTCCGAAGGCCAGGGGCTGGTGGACGACCCGCCCGAAATGCAGGCCAATTTCGCGGCCATCATCGAGCACGCCACCAAAATCTGCCTGTGGGGCGAAAAGCAGCGCGACATCATGACCCGGCTGGTCCCGGCGGATCGCGCGGGCGACCTGCCCGTCACCGGCCACCCCTCCTTCGACCTGGTGGCCGAGCGGTTCCTCGGCTACTACCGCAACGAGGCCATTACCGGCGAGCACGGCGAGGACTACATCCTGGTCAACACCAGCTTCGGGATGTTCAACCACGAGATGGGGTTCGACTACTACGTCAAGATGCTGAGCAGGATGGAGGAGTGGAAGGTCTATACCGACCCGGAGCACCTGCGGACCCTCAAGGTCCGGTGCGCGCACCAGGAACGGACCGCCCTGGCCATGATCGAACTGTGCCGCATGCTGGCCCGGACCTATCCCGAGCGCCACATCATCATCCGGCCCCACCCCGCCGAGAACGCCGACTACTACCGCAGCCGCACGGCGGACCACGCGAACATCTTCGTCAGCAAGCAGTGGTCGGCCAGGGAGTGGATCAGCTCCGCCGCCGCGGTCATCCACCACGACTGCACCACCGGCCTGGAGGCCACGCTCATGGGCAAGCTGGTCCTGCAATACGAGCCGTATGAGGACATCGAAGGCTCGGCCACCCTGATGACCTCCATCGGCCACCGGGCGACCTCCCCGCAGGAGGCGCTCGGACGCATCGCCGAGGGCGGCATGCCCGAAGCCACCAGCCGCGCCCTGCGCGAACGGCTCGCCCCCTACCTTGAAAACGTCAACCGGTGCGCTTCGGAAACCATAGCGGACCTGGCTGCCGGGTATGGCGAAGGGCGCGGGACCTGGGTCCCCGAACCGCTGGGGATGTGGGACACCGCAAAATGCTGGCGGAAATATCTGAGCAAGCGGCTGCGGGCGCACCAGCCCGGAAGGAACGGACGCAAGGTCCGCTACGCCCTGAACAAATTTTCGAGATTGCGGAAGGAGGAAGTGGTCCGCAGGTTGGACGGCCTGCGCAGCGCGGAACCCGGATTGCCGGAAGTCTCGGTCAGGCAGCTCTGCCTGAACACGTTTCTGATCTCCCCGGAATAG
- a CDS encoding N-acetyl sugar amidotransferase: MTKTLFGLPKEVRFCKKCVMSNQRPSSYPEFKHTKDRITPTLHIDEDGVCDACRYNEQKKGDIDWKAREDQLLALCDKHRRNDGAYDCIVPGSGGKDSALAAHVLKYKYGMNPLTVTWPPIMYTEYGYRNFRNWIEVGGFDNITFNQNGRAHKLLTKLAIENLFHPFQTFILGQKNLAPKVALEYNIPLIFYGEPEAEYGNPIAETSSSLRDKSYYSMTNVNDLYLAGVSIKELIEVHGLRLNELSAYFPAEADRLAASNIEVHYLGYYVPWTPQEAYYYAVENTGFKARPFRTQGTYSKYNSIDDKIDDLHYYTTFIKFGLGRTTYDASQEIRNKHLTREEGVALVHKYDGEFPDRYFNEVMEFVGITPERFQELTDLNRSPHLWEKVDGEWKLKHRVENL; the protein is encoded by the coding sequence ATGACCAAAACCCTTTTCGGCCTGCCCAAAGAAGTCCGCTTCTGCAAGAAGTGCGTCATGTCCAACCAGCGGCCCTCCTCCTATCCCGAATTCAAGCACACCAAGGACCGCATCACCCCGACCCTGCACATCGACGAGGATGGCGTGTGCGACGCCTGCCGCTACAACGAGCAGAAGAAGGGCGACATCGACTGGAAGGCGCGCGAGGACCAGCTCCTTGCGCTCTGCGACAAGCACCGCCGCAACGACGGGGCCTACGACTGCATCGTGCCCGGCAGCGGCGGCAAGGACAGCGCCCTGGCCGCGCACGTGCTCAAGTACAAGTACGGCATGAACCCCCTGACCGTGACCTGGCCGCCGATCATGTACACGGAATACGGCTATCGCAACTTCCGCAACTGGATCGAGGTCGGCGGGTTCGACAACATCACTTTCAACCAGAACGGCCGGGCTCACAAGCTGCTGACCAAGCTGGCCATCGAAAACCTGTTCCACCCGTTCCAGACCTTCATCCTCGGCCAGAAGAACCTGGCCCCCAAGGTGGCCCTGGAATACAACATCCCGCTGATCTTCTACGGCGAGCCCGAGGCCGAGTACGGCAACCCCATCGCCGAGACCTCCAGCTCCCTGCGCGACAAGTCCTACTACAGCATGACCAACGTCAACGACCTGTACCTGGCCGGCGTGTCCATCAAGGAACTGATCGAGGTCCACGGCCTGCGCCTGAACGAACTTTCGGCCTACTTCCCGGCCGAGGCCGACCGGCTGGCCGCCTCCAACATCGAGGTCCACTACCTGGGCTACTACGTCCCCTGGACCCCGCAGGAGGCGTACTACTACGCGGTTGAGAACACCGGGTTCAAGGCCCGCCCCTTCCGCACCCAGGGCACCTACTCCAAGTACAACTCCATCGACGACAAGATCGACGATCTCCACTACTACACCACGTTCATCAAGTTCGGCCTGGGCCGGACCACCTACGACGCCTCCCAGGAGATCCGCAACAAGCACCTGACCCGCGAGGAAGGCGTGGCCCTGGTCCACAAGTACGACGGCGAGTTCCCGGACCGCTACTTCAACGAGGTCATGGAGTTCGTGGGCATCACCCCCGAACGGTTCCAGGAGCTGACCGACCTCAACCGGTCCCCGCACCTCTGGGAAAAGGTCGACGGCGAATGGAAACTCAAGCATCGGGTGGAGAATCTCTAG
- the hisH gene encoding imidazole glycerol phosphate synthase subunit HisH, with the protein MHKTDVAIIDYGLGNLYSIKHACEYMGLSVEVTNDPAAVTRAKSVILPGVGAFGDAMDALKRLDLVSPLKDVADSDIPLMGICLGQQLLFSSSEEFGAHEGLGLIPGRVQYFPIQEIDGRTYKVPQVGWNTIHPPEDDPGRWAGTLLEGVSPGADMYFVHSCHVVPDSDEVMLCTTTYGDVAFSSGSFYKNITAFQFHPERSGTEGLAVYANFAKLIRSSEA; encoded by the coding sequence ATGCATAAGACCGACGTGGCCATCATCGACTACGGGCTGGGCAACCTCTACTCCATCAAGCACGCCTGCGAATACATGGGGCTGTCGGTGGAGGTCACCAACGATCCTGCCGCCGTGACCAGGGCCAAATCCGTGATCCTGCCCGGCGTGGGCGCGTTCGGCGACGCCATGGACGCCCTGAAAAGGCTGGACCTCGTGTCGCCGCTCAAGGACGTGGCAGACAGCGACATACCGCTCATGGGCATCTGCCTGGGGCAGCAGCTCCTGTTCTCCTCCAGCGAGGAGTTCGGCGCGCACGAGGGGCTGGGGCTGATCCCCGGCCGAGTGCAATATTTCCCGATCCAGGAGATAGACGGCCGCACCTACAAGGTTCCCCAGGTGGGCTGGAACACCATCCACCCGCCCGAGGACGACCCCGGCCGGTGGGCCGGGACCCTGCTCGAAGGCGTCTCGCCCGGCGCGGACATGTACTTCGTCCACTCCTGCCACGTGGTCCCGGATTCGGACGAGGTAATGCTGTGCACCACGACCTACGGCGACGTCGCCTTCTCCTCGGGCAGCTTCTACAAGAACATCACGGCGTTCCAGTTCCATCCCGAACGGAGCGGAACCGAAGGACTCGCCGTGTACGCCAATTTCGCCAAACTTATCCGCTCTTCGGAGGCATAG